The sequence TGTGTTCGGCTGCCCATGATCTCGGAGGCCCGCAGCCTCAATCTGGCCAACACCGTGGCCGCCGTGACCTACGAGGCCCTGCGCCAGCAGGACTTTCCCGGCCTAGCCGCCGACGGCCCCGCCGCCTGGGCCCGGCAGAAGTCCGGCCAGATCCGGCGCTGAAGCCCCCCTGCTTCCCCATTGCGTTCACCATCCATTGCTCTCCTCCATACCATCCATCCTTGAAAGGAGCTTCGCCATGAATTACAACAAGAAAACGGTAAAAGACATCGATGTCGCGGGAAAAAAGGTCCTGCTCCGCTGCGATTTCAACGTGCCCCAGGACAAGGCCACCGGCGCCATCACCGACGATAAGCGCATCGTGGCCGCCCTGCCCACCATCCGCTACCTGCTGGAGCAGAACGCGGCCGTCATCGCCTGCTCCCACCTGGGCAAGCCCAAGGGGGAGTGGAAGGAATCTTTGTCCCTGGCCCCGGTCGCCCAGCATCTCAGCCAGCTGCTGGGCAGAGAGGTCCTCTTCGCCAAAGACATCATCGGCCCGGACGCCCAGGCCAAGGCCGCAGCCCTTCAGCCCGGCCAGATCATGCTGCTGGAAAACCTGCGCTTTGACAAGGGCGAGGAGAAAAACGACCCCGCCTTTGCCAAGGCCCTGGCCGACCTGGCCCAGGTCTATGTCTCCGACGCCTTCGGCACGGTCCATCGCGCCCACGCCTCCACCGCCGGCGTGGCCGCCTATCTGCCCGCCGTCTCCGGCTTCCTCATTGGCAAGGAGCTGGACATCATGGGCAAGGCCCTGGAAAACCCCCAGCGCCCCTTCGTGGCCGTGCTGGGCGGGGCCAAGGTCTCCGACAAGATCAACGTCATCAACAACCTGCTGGAAAAGGCCGACGCCATCATCATCGGCGGCGGCATGTCCTACACCTTCGCCAAGGCCCAGGGGCACACCATCGGCAAGTCCCTGCTGGAGGAGGATAAGCTGGACTACGCCCGGGAGATGATCGCCAAGGCCCAGGCCAAGGGCGTAAAATTCCTGCTGCCCACCGACAACCTGTGCGCCGCCGAGTTTTCCAAGGACGCCCGGCCCGTGCTGGAGGGGACCGACATCCCCGACGCGCTGATGGGCATGGACATCGGCCCCAGGACCATCGAGGCCTTCTCCGCCGCCGTGAAGGGCGCGGGCACCGTGGTGTGGAACGGCCCCATGGGCGTGTTTGAGTTCCCCGCCTTTGCCGAGGGCACCAAGGCCATGGCCAAGGCCCTGGCCGAGTCCGGCGCCATCACCATCGTGGGCGGCGGCGACTCTGCCGCGGCGGTGGAGCAGTTGGGCTTTGCCGACCGGATGACCCACATCTCCACCGGCGGCGGCGCCTCCCTGGAATTCCTGGAGGGCAAGGAGCTGCCCGGCGTGGCCTGCCTGCTGGACCGATAATCGCCAGAGAAAGAGGAGACTGATACCGATGAATAGAAGATATCGCAAAACCATCATCGCCGGAAACTGGAAGATGAACAAGACCCTCTCCGAGACCCGCGCCTTTGCCGAGGAGCTCAAGCCCATCCTGCCCCGGGGCAAGTGGTGCGACGTGGTTCTCTGCGTCCCCTACGTGAACATTCCCGCCGCAGTCCGGCTGTTCAAGGACTGCCGGGTGGCCATCGGCGCAGAGAACTGCCACTATGAGGCCAACGGCGCCTATACCGGCGAGGTCTCCGCTGAGATGCTCAAGGAGCTGGGCGTCAAGTATGTGGTCATCGGCCACTCCGAGCGCCGCCAGTACTACAACGAGACCGACGCCACCGTCAACAAGAAGGTCCACGCCGCCCTGGAGGTGGGCCTGCGGCCCATCGTCTGCGTGGGCGAGAGCCTGGAGCAGCGGGAGCTGGGCGTGACCATGGAGCTTATCTCCTACCAGGTCAAGTGCGCCCTGTCCGGCGTGACCGCCGACAAGCTGCGCCACGTGGTCATCGCCTATGAGCCCCTGTGGGCCATCGGCACCGGCAAAACCGCCACCGCCGAGCAGGCCGGCGAGGTCTGCCAGGCCATCCGCGCCATCATCCGCAAGCTCTACGGCGCCCGGGTGGCCCGGTCCGTCACCATCCAGTACGGCGGCTCCATGAACGCCAAGAACGCCCGGGAGCTGCTGGCCCAGCCCGATGTGGACGGTGGTCTCATCGGCGGCGCCTCTCTGAAGGCCCCCGACTTCGTGGAGATCATCAACGCCGCCAATCAGGGTGAATAAAGCGTCTTTCAGACACTAGATTTGAGGTTTCTATGAAAAAAACACCGACGACTCTGATCATCATGGACGGCTTCGGCCTCCGGGCCGAGACCGCCGGCAACGCCATCGCCAACGCCAAAAAGCCCCACCTGGACCGGCTCTTTGCGGAAAATCCCGGCTGTAAGCTGTCCGCCTCCGGCCTGGACGTGGGCCTGCCCGAGGGGCAGATGGGCAACAGCGAGGTGGGCCACACCAACATCGGCGCCGGCCGGGTGGTGTTTCAGGACCTGCCCCGCATCTCCAAGGCCATCGCAGACGGCGATTTCTTCACCAACGAGGCCTATGTGAGCGCCATGGACGACTGCAAGGCCAAGGGCACCGCCCTGCATGTGATGGGCCTGCTGTCCGACGGCGGCGTCCACAGCCACATCGAGCACATCTTCGCCCTGCTGGACATGGCCAGGCAGCGGGGTGTGGAGAAGATCTACGTCCACGCCTTTCTGGACGGCCGGGACGTGCCCCCCGCCTCTGGCCGGGACTTCGTCGCCCGGCTGCAGGACAAATGCCAGGCGCTGGGCAGCGCCAAAATCGGCGTGATTTCCGGCCGGTACTATGCCATGGACCGGGATAAGCGCTGGGACCGGGTGCAGAAGGCCTATGACGCCCTGGTGCTGGGGGAGGCCCCCTTTGAGCCCGACCCGGTTCAGGCCGTACAGAGCTCTTATGACGCGGGCGTCACCGATGAGTTTGTGGTCCCCGTGCTCTGCTGCCGGGAGGCCGTCATCGGCCCCGGCGATTCGGTCATCTTTATGAACTTCCGGCCCGACCGGGCTCGGGAGCTCACCCGCGCGCTGGTGGACCCCGCCTTCTCCGATCTGATCCGGAAAAAGGGGTTCTTCCCCCTGCACTATGTCTGCACCACCGAGTACGACGCCACCATGCCCAACGTATCAGTGGCCTTCCCCCACCACGCGCTTCAGAACATTTTCGGCGGGTATATCAGCCGGCTGGGCCTGACCCAGCTGCGCATCGCTGAGACCGAAAAATATGCCCACGTCACCTTCTTCTTCAACGGCGGCGTGGAGCAGGTTTTCCCCGGCGAGGACCGGGTCCTCATCCCCTCCCCCTCGGTGCCCACCTATGACCTGAAGCCGGACATGAGCGCCCGGGAGGTCACCGACGCCTGCGTGGAGCGCATCGAGAGCGGGGCCTACGACGTCATCATCCTCAACTTCGCCAACTGCGACATGGTGGGCCATACCGGGGTCTACGAGGCCGCCCGGCTGGCGGTGGAGGCGGTGGACGAGTGCGTGGGCCGCGTGGTGGAGGCCACCACAAACATGGGGGGCATCTGCCTCATCACCGCCGACCACGGCAACGCCGAGCGGATGGTGGAGGACGACGGCGTCACCCCCTACACCGCCCATACCACCAATTTGGTGCCCTTCTATATCGTGGGCGCCGACGTCAAGCTGCGGGACGGCCGCCTGGCCGACATCGCCCCCACCATGCTGGACCTCATGGGCCTGGAAAAGCCCGAGGAAATGGATGGAACCACACTGATCCTGTAACCCCCCTTAATTACGAAAGGAGCTTTTAACATGAAGCAGATGATTGAAATCGTTGACGTACTGGGCCGCGAGATCCTGGACTCCCGCGGCAATCCCACCGTGGAGGTGGAGGTCTATCTGGAGGACGGCGTGGTCGGCCGCGCCGCCGTGCCCTCCGGCGCCTCCACCGGCATCTATGAGGCCTGCGAGCTGCGGGACGGCGACAAGGGCCGTTATCTGGGCAAGGGCGTCCTCAAGGCAGTGGAAAACGTGAACACCGAGATTGCCGACTGCCTGGTGGGCATGAATGTGCTGGATCAGGTGGCCATTGACAAGGCCATGATCGAGCTGGACGGCACCCCCAACAAGTCCCGTCTGGGCGCCAACGCCATTCTGGGCGCCTCGCTGGCCTGTGCCAAGGCCGCGGCCGAGAGCCTGGGGCTCAGCCTCTACAACTATATCGGCGGCGTCAATGCCAAGACCCTGCCTGTCCCCATGATGAACATTCTCAACGGCGGCGCTCACGCCACCAACAACGTGGAGATCCAGGAGTTCATGATCATGCCCGTGGGCGCCTGCTGCTTCCGGGAGGCTCTGTGCATGTGCGCCGAGGTGTTCCACACCCTGAAGAGCACCCTGAAGGAGAACGGCACTCCCGCCGCCGGCGTGGGCGACGAGGGCGGCTACGCCCCCAACCTGAAGAAGGATGAGGACGCCCTGAAGGTCATCGTCAAGGCCATCGAGGAGGCCGGCTTCCAGCCCGGCAAGGACTTTATGATCGCCATCGACGCCGCGTCCTCCGAGTGGTGGGACGAGGAGGAGAAGTGCTATGTCCAGCCCAAATCCGGCAAGAAGATGACCCAGCAGCAGCTGGTGAACATGTGGAAAAAGTTTGCCGACACCTATCCCATCATCTCCCTGGAGGACGGCATGGCCGAGACCGACTGGGAGGGCTGGGCCATGCTGACCCGCGCCATCGGCGACAAGGTGCAACTGGTGGGCGACGACCTGTTTGTCACCAATGTGGAGCGTCTGTCCACCGGCATCGAGAAGAAGGTGGCCAACTCCATCCTCATCAAGGTCAACCAGATCGGTACCCTGACCGAAACCCTGGACGCCATCCAGATGGCCAACCGGGCCGGCTACACCGCCATCGTGTCCCACCGCTCCGGCGAGACCGAGGACGCCACCATCGCCGACATCGCCGTGGCCCTCAACGCCGGGCAGATCAAGACCGGCGCGCCCAGCCGCACCGACCGCGTGGCCAAGTACAACCAGCTTCTGCGCATCGAAGAGGAGCTGGACGACGTGGCCCAGTACCCCGGGATGAAGGCCTTCTTTAACCTGAACCAGTAAGCTTTTCCAGGTACGCAAAAAGGGCGCGGACAAATGTCCGCGCCCTTTTCCATTTACTATTCTTCGTCGCCGCTCCTCTGGCCGTTGAGGTAATCGAAAATCTCCTGCATCCGAAGGTCTACATCGGACAGGGTGTTAGCGCACAGCTTGAGCCGCTCGGACAGGTGCTCCACTGGCTGGAACCGGGATTTGTAGTGGAGCTCGTGCTCCAGGCTGGCCCACATATCCATGGCAATGGTACGCAACTGAATCTCCACCGGAGCATGGGCCGTCCGGTCGGCCAGGGGCACCGGCACCCGCACGATGAGGTGCAGACTGCGGTAGCCGTTGGGCTTGGGGTGCTCGATATAGTCGCTGCGGCGGACGATGACGATGTGCTCCTGCTGGGAAAGCAGGTTGTCCAGCAGGTAGATATCGTCCACATAGGGGCAGACGATCCGCAGCCCCGCCACATCGGTGATGTAGTGCTGGATGTTCTCGATGGTGGGATCCAGGCCCTTGCGCTCCAGCTTCTGGAGGATGCTGTCCAGGGATTTGACCCGGGCCTCGGTGTGATGGATGGGATTGTGGTCGTGCAGATTCTTGAACTCCGCATCCAGGATCTCCAGCCGGACGGCGATCACTTTCATGGCCGCCTCATAGATGTGGAACAGCTCGGTGAGGGCTCCCGCCTCGCCCTCCAGCGCGGGGGGCAGGATCGTCAGAGTCTTGTCGGGGACCATGAGCCGTGTCTTTCCCGTCTCGCAGGGCACCTGCGACACCTCCTTGTCAGATCCACGTTTCAGGAAGAGTGTATCAGGTCAATGTGGACGAACTGCGGCAAATACATGAACAATCTGTGAATGCCCGTCACACGCCCATGACGCCGCACACCGCCGCCTGCAGGTAATCCACGTCCTCAAACCGGGTGAAGGGCCCCACGGAGAAGCGGACGGTCCCCGCCGGGAAGGTGCCCAGTGTCCGGTGCGCCAGGGGCGCGCAGTGGAGCCCGCAGCGGGTCAGCACGCCGTAGTCCCGCTCCAGCTGGAAGGCAGCCTCGGCGTTGTCCAGCCTGGGGAAGTCCACCGACACCACCCCCACCTGTCTGGCGGCGTCCAGGGTGCCGAAAATTTTCAGACCGTCCTCCTCCATCTCCCGCAGCCGGGCGATCAGGTGGCCGGTGAGCTTGATCTCACGCCGGCGCAGCACCTCCAGGTCCTGGCCCTCCAGCCACCGCAGGGCGGCCCGCAGGCCGTACACGCCCGGCAGGTTCAGGGTCCCCGGCTCAAAGCGGTCGGGCAGGAGCTCCGGCATCTCCGGAGAATCCGAGGCGCTGCCGGTGCCGCCGGTCACCAGGGGGTCCAGCGCCCGGGCCAGGGCGTCGGTGACGATCAGCCCGCCGATGCCCTGGGGCCCCAGCAGCCCCTTGTGCCCCGGAAAGGCCAGGGCGTCGATGTGCATCTTCTCCATATGGATGGGCACGCTTCCCGCCGTCTGGGCGGCGTCCACACACAGGAAGATGCCCCGCTCCCGGCACAGCGCCCCCACCTCCGCCACCGGCAGCAGGGTACCGCAGACGTTGGAGGCGTGGGTGAGCACCACCAGTCTGGTGTCCGGCGTCAGACGCCGCTCCGCCGCGGCCAGGTCCAGCTCGCCGGTCGCCCGGCAGGGCAGGCAGTCCACCGTCACCCCCCGGGCCTCCATCTGGCGCAGGGGGCGCAGTACGGCGTTGTGCTCCAGGCCAGAGACCGCCACCCGGTCGCCGGGCCGCAGCAGCCCCTTAAGCACGAAGTTGAGGGAGTAGGTGCACCCCGGCGTCAGGATGACGTTCTGGGGCGCCGGACCGCCCAGCAGGGTGCACAGACGCTCCCGCACCTCCAGCACGGCTTCCGCCGCGTCGCAGGCCGAGGGGTAGGCCCCCCGGCCCACATTCCCTCCCACCTGGGTCAGATATTCCATCATGGCCTCGGCCACGCCCTCCGCCTTGGGAAACGAGGTGGCGGCCTGGTCAAACTGATAGGTCCTTTTCATGGGCGTCCCTCCTGCTTATAGTTCGGTCTCCACCGCCAAGCGGCAGTTGTACTTGTCCGTGCGGATGGTATGGAGAATGCGGGGCAGTGCCTGGGCCGCGGCGTAGCTGTCGTCCATAAGGATGCGGGCCAGGCTGGTTTTCTCCCTCAGGCTCAGGAGCACAGCCGCCGCCGTGGCCGCCCCGCTGCGGCCGCCAGGGATACCGTTCAGGTTGCTCCGCCAGCAGCCCCAGCCCAGCTCCTGGAGTCGGACCGTCACCTCGGCGGTGTCCTCCTCCACCAGTACGATGCGGCTCCGGGTCAGGGCCATGCGCTCCAGCAGGCGGTTTCCCTCCTCAATGGCGGCCTGGGCGGCCTCCAGGGAGTCCCCCGGCACCAGCAGACCCACGGCGTGGCCTTCCCCCACCGCCCGGCGGATCAGCTCGTCCTGACCCTTCATCCGCTCCGGGTCAAACAGCAGCAGCGCCGACCGCCCCTCGCTCTTTAGGGCATCCAGTACC is a genomic window of Intestinimonas massiliensis (ex Afouda et al. 2020) containing:
- a CDS encoding phosphoglycerate kinase, whose product is MNYNKKTVKDIDVAGKKVLLRCDFNVPQDKATGAITDDKRIVAALPTIRYLLEQNAAVIACSHLGKPKGEWKESLSLAPVAQHLSQLLGREVLFAKDIIGPDAQAKAAALQPGQIMLLENLRFDKGEEKNDPAFAKALADLAQVYVSDAFGTVHRAHASTAGVAAYLPAVSGFLIGKELDIMGKALENPQRPFVAVLGGAKVSDKINVINNLLEKADAIIIGGGMSYTFAKAQGHTIGKSLLEEDKLDYAREMIAKAQAKGVKFLLPTDNLCAAEFSKDARPVLEGTDIPDALMGMDIGPRTIEAFSAAVKGAGTVVWNGPMGVFEFPAFAEGTKAMAKALAESGAITIVGGGDSAAAVEQLGFADRMTHISTGGGASLEFLEGKELPGVACLLDR
- the tpiA gene encoding triose-phosphate isomerase, coding for MNRRYRKTIIAGNWKMNKTLSETRAFAEELKPILPRGKWCDVVLCVPYVNIPAAVRLFKDCRVAIGAENCHYEANGAYTGEVSAEMLKELGVKYVVIGHSERRQYYNETDATVNKKVHAALEVGLRPIVCVGESLEQRELGVTMELISYQVKCALSGVTADKLRHVVIAYEPLWAIGTGKTATAEQAGEVCQAIRAIIRKLYGARVARSVTIQYGGSMNAKNARELLAQPDVDGGLIGGASLKAPDFVEIINAANQGE
- the gpmI gene encoding 2,3-bisphosphoglycerate-independent phosphoglycerate mutase; this encodes MKKTPTTLIIMDGFGLRAETAGNAIANAKKPHLDRLFAENPGCKLSASGLDVGLPEGQMGNSEVGHTNIGAGRVVFQDLPRISKAIADGDFFTNEAYVSAMDDCKAKGTALHVMGLLSDGGVHSHIEHIFALLDMARQRGVEKIYVHAFLDGRDVPPASGRDFVARLQDKCQALGSAKIGVISGRYYAMDRDKRWDRVQKAYDALVLGEAPFEPDPVQAVQSSYDAGVTDEFVVPVLCCREAVIGPGDSVIFMNFRPDRARELTRALVDPAFSDLIRKKGFFPLHYVCTTEYDATMPNVSVAFPHHALQNIFGGYISRLGLTQLRIAETEKYAHVTFFFNGGVEQVFPGEDRVLIPSPSVPTYDLKPDMSAREVTDACVERIESGAYDVIILNFANCDMVGHTGVYEAARLAVEAVDECVGRVVEATTNMGGICLITADHGNAERMVEDDGVTPYTAHTTNLVPFYIVGADVKLRDGRLADIAPTMLDLMGLEKPEEMDGTTLIL
- the eno gene encoding phosphopyruvate hydratase, which encodes MIEIVDVLGREILDSRGNPTVEVEVYLEDGVVGRAAVPSGASTGIYEACELRDGDKGRYLGKGVLKAVENVNTEIADCLVGMNVLDQVAIDKAMIELDGTPNKSRLGANAILGASLACAKAAAESLGLSLYNYIGGVNAKTLPVPMMNILNGGAHATNNVEIQEFMIMPVGACCFREALCMCAEVFHTLKSTLKENGTPAAGVGDEGGYAPNLKKDEDALKVIVKAIEEAGFQPGKDFMIAIDAASSEWWDEEEKCYVQPKSGKKMTQQQLVNMWKKFADTYPIISLEDGMAETDWEGWAMLTRAIGDKVQLVGDDLFVTNVERLSTGIEKKVANSILIKVNQIGTLTETLDAIQMANRAGYTAIVSHRSGETEDATIADIAVALNAGQIKTGAPSRTDRVAKYNQLLRIEEELDDVAQYPGMKAFFNLNQ
- a CDS encoding GTP pyrophosphokinase: MPCETGKTRLMVPDKTLTILPPALEGEAGALTELFHIYEAAMKVIAVRLEILDAEFKNLHDHNPIHHTEARVKSLDSILQKLERKGLDPTIENIQHYITDVAGLRIVCPYVDDIYLLDNLLSQQEHIVIVRRSDYIEHPKPNGYRSLHLIVRVPVPLADRTAHAPVEIQLRTIAMDMWASLEHELHYKSRFQPVEHLSERLKLCANTLSDVDLRMQEIFDYLNGQRSGDEE
- a CDS encoding aminotransferase class V-fold PLP-dependent enzyme, translated to MKRTYQFDQAATSFPKAEGVAEAMMEYLTQVGGNVGRGAYPSACDAAEAVLEVRERLCTLLGGPAPQNVILTPGCTYSLNFVLKGLLRPGDRVAVSGLEHNAVLRPLRQMEARGVTVDCLPCRATGELDLAAAERRLTPDTRLVVLTHASNVCGTLLPVAEVGALCRERGIFLCVDAAQTAGSVPIHMEKMHIDALAFPGHKGLLGPQGIGGLIVTDALARALDPLVTGGTGSASDSPEMPELLPDRFEPGTLNLPGVYGLRAALRWLEGQDLEVLRRREIKLTGHLIARLREMEEDGLKIFGTLDAARQVGVVSVDFPRLDNAEAAFQLERDYGVLTRCGLHCAPLAHRTLGTFPAGTVRFSVGPFTRFEDVDYLQAAVCGVMGV